The nucleotide sequence TGGCCCCACACACCACCCCGGTCCCATCTTTGTCCCCGCCGCATCGTCGTCCCCTTTCATGTGAACATTACTCATAACCCTGATCCACTTTTCCCTCATCCCCGTTCAAAATTCATTTCTAAGTTTAGCCAACGCGTCGGAACCTCACACGAGGCTGTGCTTTGCTCCTCAGCGACCCTTCCTAAGTCCTACCTCCGTCACATTAGTTCAGGGGGGGAGAGTAATCGAAAGGTTCTGCCCTGGAAACAGTCTATAGCAATGCAAGGGTGAGATGGTAGTGATTTAAAaaaaagcggcagcgccaccgccgctttcGCGTGTCCGCTTCAAGCGGCTCGAGCAGTGAGGAGCACTTGCCTTCACTCCAAGATGAACCACTCATTTCATTAGTGcactcaccaccacctccggcTCGATCACCTTCAAGTCCTGGTAGGTTTGTCCGACACCCACGAACACAATAGGCTGTCCGAGCTCGTACACCATggacagcgctgcgccgaCCTTGTCGTCAATCGTGTCAAACTTGGTCAGCACAATGCCATCGATGCCGCGTGACCGCGATCCGACAGGCGCAAAGTCCACAAGACACTGATTGAACTTGCGCAGCTGATCGATGCCGTTGTTGCCCACGAGAGCTTCACcaacgaagaggacgaggtCAGGTTGATTGTCGTGGATGAGCTTTGCCAAGGCTCGCATACGAGACTCGTGATCCTGCATCCGGCCAGCTGTGTCGATAATCACCACGTCCGTGTGCTGCTTGCTGGCGTGCACTatggctgccgcagcgacggcggaggGGTCAGTGCCGTAGCCTAGCTGAAAGACGGGGACCCCCAAGCACCGGCCATgcacctccagctgctccaccgcgccGTGTCGGAAGGTGTCACCGGCGGCCAAGAGGACCGAATTATCGTTCTGTTGCAGCCAGTAGGCTATCTTCGCAAGGGACGTGGACTTGCCCACCCCATTCACACCGCAGAGGATGATTGAGTAGGGCTTATGAGCGGCCTTGGCAACAGCCACATCGCGCAAGAGGTTCACCTCGCGCTTCGGCTGCAgaatgcggcgcagcgaggcggtcATAGCGTCCTCGACGGTCTTGTAGAGCGAGTCAAATGTGCCGAGCCGCTTGCCAGCTAGGGAGACCTCAACAGACTTGCACACTTGCTCGGCAACCTCCACAGCGACGTTCTTTGCGATGAGCTTCTCGCGCAAGTCAGGGATGATGTGCTTTAAGTCGTCAGCGTCCACCTCGCGGGTGCCTACGTAGGAGCGCAGCCAAGTTGCCAAGCGACCACGCGGCTGCCCTTCCCACTCCCGCTCCTTCACCGGGGCAATGGCTCCGTTGGGCAGGCGCTTGATGTACGTCGCACGCTGCATGTTTGCCTGTGCCTGCAGCTCTGCTTCGGTGGCCTTCTGCTGGTGTGACTGCTTCTCCACCATGGGGTCATGAACGGCCCCGGGGTTGTCCCACCTGGTCGGCTTTTTGCCGCGCTTCTTGGCTGAGTCGTtggctgccgccaccaccgacgcACTGCCGGCTTTACCCTTGCTAGGGCAGCCGCCAATGGTGAGGCGACGACCATCTTTTGTCACGATAAACCTGCCCGCATTCCGTGCGGGAGAATGCTGCGGGCTGTCtccgtcctcgccgccgtccGCCTGCGTGGAGCCGCTGTCACTCGCCTCACCCGCGACACCACTGTCACCGCTGTTTGCAGCCTCATTtccatcttctccttctACATCATGCCGCGAGGCCGACTCCTCACTGGCATTGAACTTTGCATATAGCGTGGCGTACTCTGCACTGAACTCCATTAGGTCTGCGGCCAGTGACTGGTTACCGCTCCCTTGAGAATTGAAGAAGTCTTGCTGTGCAGTTTGCTTACCATACTTCTTGGCAAACGTAGTCGCGATGTCGCGTAGAAAGACGTGCATGTAGTGCGGCTTGAAAAACTTAGGATACACCGCCACAACGAAGAACTTGGCGTCGTTTTCCAAGACCCATCGCAGCTGATAGTCATCCACGCTGTACTGCGCGAGACCTGCACgatcctccagcagcacttcCTGGATCAGCTTGTTCACCATGGCACGCCGCCCCGTTTCGTGGGTGGTCCGTTGCCACAGCACCACACCACTGTCGCTCACGATCGACAGCGTATCAATCATCCTGTTACTACCGCCGGTACTCTCGCTTTCTTACTCTCAAAGCTGTGCTTAGAGGCATGTCAAGTGGCACATGCTAAGGATGTAAGCACGTATGGGCGCGGGCGAAGGGAGGGTGGGTTGACGCACAGCaggaggtgaggagaggagcagcagcagcagcggaagatGGAGGAGAATGAAGACGTACTCACAGATTGGCagagatgaggagagaggcgcacgcacgcacgcacgcacacgcaccccacAGATacagaggcacagacacCAAACTCGTTCACATTGCTGATAGAACGGAGACTTCTGGGCAGAGGAACAAAAAGTACCGATTCAGCATGGGGGTAGAGCTGCAGAAATGGGcaccaaaaaaaagggggtagGTGCGCACAAAGCACGGGTCAGCCTTCGCTAGCTTCAACCAAATAACAAAAAGTGACGGTGCAGATTGGCGCGATGGCACAGCTGTTCGTTGTTCTTTGCGCCTGTTTATGATGCCGAATCAGTAGGCTGTGCTGCTTTCCCCGCAGCGGATCAGCTCAGGCTTACGCACTTACCATCCCTTATGCAGTGTGAGTCCTCTAGGATTGCTGCTGCTAGGCACTGTAGTGTATCGCTTTTCCCTGTCTTTCAACGTCCCAGTCAATGGAGACATCAGCGAAACGGAAGAAGCGGAACGGGCAGCTCTTattcagagagagagggagagagggagagagaaagacccAAATGCACACAGAATGCACACCATAATAGCAAGAGATAAGCGCCTGCAAACAAGCCCTACAGGGAGTGCACAACCTTCAGTTGATCGATGAGGACGGGTGAAAGTGGAGGCAAGAAGCAGGGGAGCACAGAAAGCGAGATAGACGCGAGCGTTTTGGAAAGCGCAAACACAGTGATATCGGCTGTGGCTTAGTCCTCGGTGTTTCAACAGACGCCCATCACACAGCACGAGGTGGAAGATGGCTCAATCAAACCCTGTAAAGCCTGTCAGCACGAATGCGTCATAGAACTTCTTCTTGTGCAACTGATGGCACCAGTTCCACGCGGATGTAAGCCTTCCGtcgatgcagctgccgccgtcgtcaccAGAGCCGTCGAAGGCGTGCTTGAAGAAGTCGCTCAGGATCATCATCATCAATTCGCTGTAGCTATGATACTTAGAGCGCAGCAGGTTTTGCAGACCAGGGTAGTTGTCGTACTCGTGCGCCACAGGCGGTTGGGctgcgtcctcctcgtcttcctcatgGAAGACGTAGCGCAGAGCGTGCAGTGTCTGCAGAACCGGTTTTACCAACGGGGGGATGCCGGTGTACTTATCGATGAACACGAGTGGGTTTGGAACGTCGCGGTCGCCAAGGTGGATCACCTTTATTCCAACCCAGCCCCCCATGCGTTGCTCCGTGTCGCGCACAAGGCGTGACATGACCGCGTAGCTCCGTGGCGCTGAGCACATACGATGAAACCCCTGCCCTGTGTTTGCCACGACGTACTGGCCCTTCCCCGCCACGAGCATGTCGTCTTCAGCGGCCTCCCACAAGTTCAAAATGTTCTTCTGCACATTttcccacagcagcagcgactcggTGACGTACTGGCAGTGCGTGGCGTGGCTGTGCGTGAAGcgggcaccgctgcagccgtgGCGGATGGCGATGTTATAGACGTTGTCTGATGGAAGAAGCTCGAAGTCGCGGCTAAGACAGCGCCGCAAGGTACGAAGCGGCCGCGTGCTAGACTGAATAAACGAATACACATCATCAATACTGCGCAGGCAGTGCTCGATGACCTCCTTTTTGTGCTCATCACCTTGGCTGTAGCGGTCGATAAGGTTCTGCATGCCAGCCTGTTTTTCAGACCTCGTTCTCTTCAGATAATCAGTGCGTACGGCCTCGTCGTCAGCGAGGGTTTCGCACTGGATGCTAGAGAGAGCCGCCTCCACGGTGCGCACCGGTATGACAAGCGTACTTTGAATTTCAAGAGTGCGCTGAAGAGACTGCTTCTGTACATCCTGCAGCATCATCATTAGTTTGCCAAACTCGCCGCGGTGGCTGAAGGGGTTCAGCCGTTTGTGGCGGCGCATAATTTCAAAGAGATCCTCCAGCAGTGGTACCACCGTGGCCACTTTCACTTCCCCTGCGAGGAATGAGTTCTTCATGGGACGTGGAATGGCATCCGAGGCTATTGCGAGTCCGACAACGATGTCGATGAACTCACGCATAGCCGTCACCATGCGCCCCTCTTTTCCATAGGGGTGCATGAAGTCATCAACGTCATCCGTGTACTCACTCACCTTCAGTGCCGCCACGATgagctgcagcttctgccgCTCCAGGTCCGTCAGTCGAAGAGGGTATTGAGAGAAGTGCATGATCACGGGCTTTTGTTTCGCTGTTGTATGCCTTGTTCGATGGTGACCACACCGGCGCACAGTCCCGCCCGTGGAAGAGAGTTTGTTAGGATTCCTATCCAACCAGCAAAGAGAATAACTGTTACACCACAATGGCCCACCTCTtccagcgcgcacacaagcacacaaacGCAAACACActctcacacacgcacgccacagTCGGCAGCTTCACAAGGGACGGACTGTCAGGTGGCGAGGCGCTATCGTGACCAGGAagcctctcttccttcactAGCTTCTGCCGGCGCCTCTGTGTATGAGTTCCCCAGGtgcaaaaggagaaaaacTGCAGAGAGGGCACAGCTTGtgttctctgctgctgctgctgctgcttcggcgAACTGCGTGTTGTGAAGATTTCCCAAGatgagaggagaaagaaaaagaggacgTAGTAGCGTATGGGTGTGCGctggtgtgtatgtgtatcgGATTACCACTTATCGAGcgctcgcttctctccgtctGACTGTCTCCGCGGCCAATCACGCGgcctgcacgcgcacaaacacactAAAGCGCACGCGCGAGCGGGTCTCTTTCGGCGCGCCACCACGCCCCCATTTGAGCCCCGCCAACAAGAGCAGAGAATAAAAGAGtaggagacgacgacgacgaaagTGAGGGCGCAGCGAAGCAGTGCACGCCACAAGAGATGCGAGGCAAGAAACGCTGCTACAGAGCCATTCTGCTGCCGTAGGCCACTTcctgtggcggtggccacACAGTGGTGTAGGTCAGAGACAAAGAACGACACCGTGGAGACGCACGCGGCGGCATGAAGCTCGCGTGCTGCAAACTCCCTGCATCCACCAGACACCTAGAGACAATGGAAAAGTAGAAACCGTACTGTTGCATCGACCTGAAAAGATGTGTTCACGGATGTGGTAGTGCAGGATTTATCCTGAGAGTCGCACAAACCCCCCGTGTATGCACCCGAATTgcaccttttctctttgcaCATGACTCGCCAtgcctgctcctccactTCCTGTTAGGATTGCTGTTTTAGTTTTGATACCTTGCCGGTCGTGTGCGATATGAGTCAAGAAGCAACGTTCCCTCCTTTTCACCCCAGAGACGAGTGGCAAAACGAGCCATGAAAGACGCGAAAGAAAACGAATGGCAAATTTACATACGAacagagtgagagagagaggcagacag is from Leishmania panamensis strain MHOM/PA/94/PSC-1 chromosome 35 sequence and encodes:
- a CDS encoding hypothetical protein (TriTrypDB/GeneDB-style sysID: LpmP.35.3660) — protein: MHFSQYPLRLTDLERQKLQLIVAALKVSEYTDDVDDFMHPYGKEGRMVTAMREFIDIVVGLAIASDAIPRPMKNSFLAGEVKVATVVPLLEDLFEIMRRHKRLNPFSHRGEFGKLMMMLQDVQKQSLQRTLEIQSTLVIPVRTVEAALSSIQCETLADDEAVRTDYLKRTRSEKQAGMQNLIDRYSQGDEHKKEVIEHCLRSIDDVYSFIQSSTRPLRTLRRCLSRDFELLPSDNVYNIAIRHGCSGARFTHSHATHCQYVTESLLLWENVQKNILNLWEAAEDDMLVAGKGQYVVANTGQGFHRMCSAPRSYAVMSRLVRDTEQRMGGWVGIKVIHLGDRDVPNPLVFIDKYTGIPPLVKPVLQTLHALRYVFHEEDEEDAAQPPVAHEYDNYPGLQNLLRSKYHSYSELMMMILSDFFKHAFDGSGDDGGSCIDGRLTSAWNWCHQLHKKKFYDAFVLTGFTGFD
- a CDS encoding signal recognition particle receptor like protein, putative (TriTrypDB/GeneDB-style sysID: LpmP.35.3650) encodes the protein MIDTLSIVSDSGVVLWQRTTHETGRRAMVNKLIQEVLLEDRAGLAQYSVDDYQLRWVLENDAKFFVVAVYPKFFKPHYMHVFLRDIATTFAKKYGKQTAQQDFFNSQGSGNQSLAADLMEFSAEYATLYAKFNASEESASRHDVEGEDGNEAANSGDSGVAGEASDSGSTQADGGEDGDSPQHSPARNAGRFIVTKDGRRLTIGGCPSKGKAGSASVVAAANDSAKKRGKKPTRWDNPGAVHDPMVEKQSHQQKATEAELQAQANMQRATYIKRLPNGAIAPVKEREWEGQPRGRLATWLRSYVGTREVDADDLKHIIPDLREKLIAKNVAVEVAEQVCKSVEVSLAGKRLGTFDSLYKTVEDAMTASLRRILQPKREVNLLRDVAVAKAAHKPYSIILCGVNGVGKSTSLAKIAYWLQQNDNSVLLAAGDTFRHGAVEQLEVHGRCLGVPVFQLGYGTDPSAVAAAAIVHASKQHTDVVIIDTAGRMQDHESRMRALAKLIHDNQPDLVLFVGEALVGNNGIDQLRKFNQCLVDFAPVGSRSRGIDGIVLTKFDTIDDKVGAALSMVYELGQPIVFVGVGQTYQDLKVIEPEVVVSALMK